The following is a genomic window from Candidatus Aegiribacteria sp..
GAACCGGCGAAGCTCTCCTGGAATTCAGACATATCAATACGGATCAGTGCGGATGGATCTCCAAAAACCATTTCAGCCAGAATCCTTGCGGTTTCAGTTTTTCCAACCCCTGAAGGACCAAGAAACAGGAAAGTTCCAGCAGGTCTGTCTATGTCCCTCAGACCGACACGGCTCCGTCTGATCGCCCCGGATATTGTACTGATCGCTTCCGACTGGCCCACAATCCTCAAAGCAAGGCGTTCCTCAAGATCAAGCAGCCCCACAGTCTCGCTTTTGCCTACCCTGCTGACTGGAATACCTGTCATGTCGGCTACTACTTCCGCTACCTGATCTTCTGAAACCGGCGCGATCTGAATCTCCGACAGCCACGCTGATCGAGTTTCAGCCAGTTTCTTCTCGAGTGATTCCATCTGTTCCCGAAACGAAAGAACAACTTCAAAATCATCCTTCCGGGATGCATCCTGTTTCAGGTTCCTGAGGTCACTCACTTCATCCATTATTTCCTGTATGTGATGCGGTATCCTGTAATGGAATACTCTGTTCTTGGATCCTGCTTCATCCATTACATCGATAGCCTTATCCGGAAGAAATCTTCCGCTTATGTATCTTGCGGCAAGCCTGGCACACGCCTGAATAGCTTCATCAGTATATGTGGTCCCGTGATGCTCCTCGTACCTGCGCCTGAGACCTTCCAATATCTTAATGGTTTCCGATACTCCTGGCGGATTTACAGGAACAGGCTGGAAACGTCTTTCAAGAGCTCCATCCTTTTCAATACGTTTTCTGTATTCGTCAAGCGTAGTAGCTCCAATACACTGGAGTTCTCCTCTTGCCAGAGCCGGTTTCAGTAAATTAGCAGCATCAAGCGCACCTTCAGCAGCACCTGCTCCAACCAGAACATGCACCTCATCGATAAAGAGAATAATATCTCCGGATTCAGTAACTTCATTAAGCAGTTTTTTCAACCTTTGTTCAAACTGGCCTCGATACTTCGTCCCGGCTACAACGGCTGCCATATCAAGAGCAAGAACGCGTTTTCCAGCCAGAAGATCAGGTGTTTTTCCGGATGCAATCAATCCGGCAAGCCCCTCAACAATAGCTGTCTTCCCGACACCTGGCTCGCCAATAAGGATTGGATTTGATTTCTTTCTTCTGCACAAAACCTGCATGATTCTGTTTATCTGCTGTTCTCTGCCTATAACAGGATCAAGATTGCCTTCTCGAGCCAGCTTTGTCAGATCCCTGCAGAAGTAATCAATTCCCGGTATTTCCTGAGCCTGTTTCTGTTTTAATTCACTATCGGATTCGATATGCAGGGGAAGCTCAGCGGCTGCATCTTCGGCAGCTTTCTGGAACACTCCCTTCTCGCGAAGTATACTGGAAGCCTGACAGTTTCCTACAGACAAAAGTCCCAGGAGAAGATGATGTGTGCCTGTTGCGGGTGCACCGCTGCTAACAGCTTTTCTCACCGCTTCGCGCCTGACCAGTCTGGCCTTGGTTGTCCATCCGATCTCTCTGAGATTTATTTCATTTGCAACAGGGCGGCGCATAAGGTTTTCAAGACGGGTTCTGAGCACACCGATTCTTACACCCAGTTCATGAAGTATGATCAGCGCTGCTGAACCTCTAACAGAAATCAGACCGAACAGAATATGTTCCGAGGTAACTTTGCTCTGTCCAGACTTCTCAGCTTCCTTTACCGATATCTCAAGAGCGGCCCTTGCCTTTTCAGTCAGATTTTCCGGCACTTACCCCTCCTCCTGTTAATTCGCGAGTTCTGAAACACATCTATCCGGCTTGGTTGCTATTGTTCCTGACGTATGATAATGATTACCCTGACCATAATAAAGATAACCATGGTGAAGGAACTCTGCAATCTCATTATACAAGAATTCCATCCTCCAGAGTCAATTTCCTGTGAGCTCTGTCAGCGAGTTCAATACTGTGAGTGGCAATAATAAATGCCTGATTTCTCTTTTCGGCCAGTTCCAGTATCATATTTTCTACCCGTATACTGTTTTCAGCATCAAGGTTGCCTGTGGGTTCATCGGCCAGGACTACTGAAGGAGATAGAATAAGTGCTCTGGCTACAGCTGCCCTCTGACGTTCTCCTCCTGAAGCTTCGGAGGGAAAGTGCTCGCTCCTGCCCAGAATACCTACTTCATCAAGTAACTGCTCAGCTATTTCAAGCGCGTCTTTTCTGGAATTCCCGGCAAGCATTGAGGGCATAGCTACGTTCTCAAGCAGAGTAAACTCATCAAGAAGGTGATGAAACTGAAACACAAAACCAAGTGCCTGATTTCTGATCCTTGCTCTTCCGCTTTCATTAACATCCCAGACGTTCGTTCCACTGACAGTTACAACACCTCTATCCGGACGGTCAAGCACCCCGCAGACATGAAGGAAAGTACTTTTTCCGGATCCACTCGGACCAACCAGGGAAACCACCTCACCTGCTTTTATCGAGAGGCAGGCTCCTCTGAGAATGGAAAGGAACGTAGCTTCAATCCCGTAGGATTTCCAGATATCTGTTGCTGACAGAACTATTTCCTTACTCATACCTTACCGCCTTTGATGGAGATACCGAAAGCGAATAAACAGCTGGGATCAAAGATGCAAGTAAACAGGCAAACACTGTAGCTCCCCCTATACACAGGATAAGGACAGGCTGTATCTCACCTGGAAGAACATCAATCCAGTATACACTGCCTTCAAGTCTGATTGGAAATACTGTATTGATTATAAGAACAGTCATGACAGCAAAAAGAGAACCAGTCAGCGCACCGGCCAGACCTATAATTCCGCCCTGCGTCAGACCTGTGGCAAGTACCGCTCCCGGTGAAGCACCCATGGCTCGCAATACACCTGTATCTCTCCTGTGTTCCAGTGCTATCATGTTAAGAGCGCTAAGCAGATTCAACAGAGCTACGACGCTGATCAGAGCAAGTACAATTGACATGCCTGTTTTTTCCAGGCCCAGAGCAGCGAACAGATTTTTGTGCCGTGAGATGAACGCATCACAGACCATGTAATTACATTCATCACCTATGTAGGAAGCTCTTAGAATGGCTGATACTTTTTCAGCAGTATGCAGGGGATCATATCCAGGCACTATTCCAACGCTCAATGATGTAGCAGTAATATCTTCCCTGAATAACAATGAAGCAGTTACCAGATCAGTGAGAATAATTGAAGAATTGTATTCATCGATACCAAAATTTATCACAGCGGATACTCTCACGGGAATAATAGTATCGACAAGCAATCTGCCCATCGAAGAGAATTCAGTGACGTCGGTAGAAGCGAATCTGATCGAATCACCAGCGGATACTCCAAGCCTTGTCGCAAGAATGTGCCCCAGAACGGCTCCTCTTCCTGTTATGTTCATTCCATCAAGTCTGTCGCTTGAAATCAGATGTGGTTCAACATCCCAGTCAATTCCCCTTACGCGAATGCCAGCAACATCTCCGCTGTTTCCGGCTGCTACAACTGTTTTCTCCAGAACGGCTGATACACCGTAGAGTTCATCCAGCGAATCCGCAAGATTCTCCACAAAAAAAAGATCGGTTTCCTCAACAGGATATCCTCCAGGTGCCCTCACCTCAAGTGGAGGTTGAATTGCTGCAAGATGCTCCATGATAGTTCCGGAGAAACCATCCATGAAGGCGTGGAGAATTAACAATGCGGCTACACCGATTGCAATACCGGTTATTGATAAAAGAGATACTGTTCTGACAAAGCCTGAATTTGATCTGCTGAGTATCTGTCTCCAGGCAATGCGCAGAATCAGAGAATAATTCACTTGTTCTGCCGCCGTAGATTAGGGAAAAAGATCGTATCTCTGATCTTGCTTGTTCCTGTTAAAAGCATGACGAGACGATCAATACCAATCCCCATCCCTCCGGCTGGAGGCATCCCGGTTTCCAGTGCGAAAAGGAACTCTTCATCAACCGAACCCTCCCGATGAACACTGGCTTCAGCCTGCTCCTCAAGAATTTGCCTCTGAAGAATCGGATTGTTCTGTTCACTGAAAGCATTCGCAAGTTCCAGACCAAGCACAAAGGCTTCAAATCTTTCAGTCACACCAGGTGAACCGGGTTTACCCTTCGCGAGAGGTGAGAGAGCTTCCGGATAATCAACAACAAAAGTGGGCTGCTCAATTCTGTCAGCCACATAGAAATCAAAAAGTTTATCAAGAAGTGTGATTCTGTCTTTTGCAGGCGTAGTAATACCATTCTTCTGAGCGAGCGCTTCAAGATCTTCCGGTTCCCAGGAGAAGAGATCTTCTCCGCTAGCCTTCAAAAGGGAATCAATGAATCCTATCCTCCTGAACGGTGGGGAAAGATGAATCAGAGTTCCCTGATATTCAAGATCTGATCCGATTCCTGAAACCCCAGCAGCAGTAATGACCATTTCCTCGAATCGAGTCATCATTACATTGTAATCCGCATAAGCCTCGTACATTTCGAGTTGTGTAAATTCAGGACTGTGCGTCCTGTCGATTCCTTCATTCCTGAAATCTTTTCCCAGCTCGTAGACTCTATCAATTCCACTGACAAGGAGACGTTTAAGATACAGCTCTTTGGCGATTCGCAGAAAGAATGTTTCATTCATGCTGCTATAGTGTGTTTTGAATGGTTCCGCTGCAGCACCACCGTAAATAGACTGTAATACAGGAGTTTCAACTTCCAGGAAATCATTTGAATCGAGGTATGATCTGAGTGAGGATATTATCCTGCTCCTCTTTCTGAATCTTTCGAGAGAATCGGGGTTTATCAGAAGATCAACACATCTGTGCCGATAAAGGTAATCACTGTCGGTAACCTCGTCGTGAGCTACTCCCTCTGAATCAATCTTAACGACAGGTAGCTGTCTGAGACTCTTGCTCAGCAAAGTCAGATCGGCACACTTGACAGTCAATTCGCCCAATCTGGTTGTGAAGATTGACCCGTTAACCTGGATTATATCTCCAAGATCAAGAATACCGACAACAGACCAGGCCTTCTCATCAAGAACATTCCTGCTCAGATAAAGCTGAATGGAACCTGTGCCGTCGCGAAGATCAGCGAAGACTGTTTTGCCATGTTCTCTTTTCCCTGTGATCCTTCCAGTAACGAATATGTCTTCCTCTGTTTCTCCTTTATCTCTGGCTTCCTTCATGGAGAATGATTTATGGCTTCTTGGGGGATAGGGATCAATCGAAAATTCCGATTGAAGTTTTTCAAGCTTGCTTCTTCTCAGATTCTGCTGTTCATCACTCATAATTACTGACCGTTCTTTCTGAGATATTCTTCAATAAACTCCTGTATATCACCTGAGAGAATATTATCAATATTCGATGTTTCCATACCGGTTCTGTGATCCTTCACCATTTTGTAGGGATGCATTACATAAGATCTTATCTGATTGCCCCAGGAAACATCCTTTTTTGTTTTTTCCATTTCCGCCTTCTCTTCCCGGCGTTTTTCCTGTTCAAGTTCATACAGGCGAGCCCGGAGAATTCTTCTTGCCACTTCTCTGTTCCTGAACTGAGATCGCTGATTCTGGCACGTGACAGCGATTCCAGTCGGAATATGCGTCATTCTCACAGCTGAATCTGTTTTATTAACGTGCTGGCCGCCGGCTCCGCTTGCCCTGAAAGTATCTACTCTTATTTCATCATCATTTAGTTCAATCTCAATGGTATCATCAAGATCAGGAAGCGGAAATATCGAAGCAAAACTGGTATGCCTCCTATGATTCTGATCAAAGGGAGATTTTCTTACGAGCCTGTGGATTCCACCTTCAGCACTAAGATACCCGTAAGCCCATGGTCCCTTTATTGATAGAATCGCTTCTCTGATTCCACCCTCAACACCACCCTCACTCATACTCAGTATATCAACATTAAATTCCTGCTTTTCAGCCCAGTAAATGTACATCTTCATCAGCATTTCAGCCCAGTCCTGACTATCCTGCCCGCCGGCACCGGACCGAATTGTCAGTATAGCATCATTCCTGTCGTTAGGACCTGACAGCATCTGCATGAAATCAAGACGGTTCAGTCTTCCGTTCACCCATGTCAGATTAACCGAGCATTCCCTTTCCAGTTCTTCATCAGGATCATTTGAAAGCAGTTCGACTGCAATCTCCACATTCTCCAGTTTGTTCTCAACTTCTCGAATAGGATTGATCCGGGCCTGGATCTGCTTATGCTCATTTATGATCTTAAGAGCAGCTTCCTTGCTATCCCAGAATCCAGGTTCAGCCATGATTTTGTTGAGTTTCTTATCATTGGAAACAAGCAAAGGGAAGTCAAAGACACTCCTTGAGTCTGGTGAGTCTCTCAAATGCTTTTTTGTAAACTGATCGTAAATCTTCGACTGTCATCTGAACCTTTCATTATATCATATTTAGAAACTGTTCTCTCGAATCGCTGGAATATAAAGCTTTTCAAACTGAATCAGTAAGGTTGACCCACAGGCAATACAGAATTATTCTGAGGGCTTCTTCAGGAGGTTAGATGTTTTCAGATATATCGGGTTACGTGCTGGAACTGCGTGAAGCTTTCAGCACACATATTGTATTCGGAGTCGGGATTCTTCTCATGGGCAGCTATTTCATGGGCAGGTTCGCGGAAAAAGTGCGGCTTCCGGCTATCACCGGCTTCATACTTGCAGGCCTTCTCCTTGGTCCTTCATGTATCGGTCTTGTGCATGAAGACCTTGACGAAACCCTTGCTTCGATAACCGAGATCGCCCTGGCACTTATCGCCCTGGTTATTGGAAGTGAGTTCAGCCTGAAGAAACTCAGAACCATCGGCAGACCGGTGGTAATCATTACACTGTTCCAGCTTTTCGGTGCATTCATACTTGTTACGACCGGTCTCGTTATTGCAGGAATGAGGCTGGAATTCGCAGCAATTCTGGGAGCCATAGCATCTGCAACGGCACCGGCAGCAACGGTCGCGATTATCAGAGAACTCAAGGCAAGGGGACCTTTTGTGGATTACCTGTATGGAGTCGTAGCTCTTGATGACGCAGGATGCGTATTACTCTTCGCAGCTGTTACTGCTATTGCCGGTAATTCCCTGGGATCAGCTGCCGGTCTTGTTCATTCGGTTTTCCATGCTGTTATTGAGATCTTCTCATCACTTGTACTCGGGGCATCAGCAGGATGGCTCCTGCATTTCCTGACCCGAAAAAGAAGAAGAACCAATGAAATCCTGATAATTTTACTCGGGGTCATACTCATTCTTTCAGCAGTCTGTAACAGTTTCCATCTCAGCGCACTTCTTGCCAGTATGGCGGCTGGTGCTGTTATGGCGAATCTGTCAAGGAAAACCCATCGGATAATAAATACCCTTGACTCGATTTCCCCCCCCCTGTACGCAGCGTTTTTTGCGATTGCAGGTACCGAACTGAGTATGTCCGTCATGACCTCGCCACATATCCTGCTTATGGGCGGAATCTTCGTTCTGGCCAGGGCTGCGGGAAAGATTGCAGGAGTACATATCGGAGCATCGGCAGCTCATTCGGATCCTATAATTAAGAAATATCTCGGTTATGGAATGCTTCCACAGGCCGGAGTAGCCATAGGTCTTGTACTATTTCTTGATACGATGCCATATTTTGCACTGAATCGAGAGATCACCGCCACTCTGATAAACATTGTGCTGTTCTCTGTACTTTTTAATGAACTT
Proteins encoded in this region:
- a CDS encoding cation:proton antiporter, with translation MFSDISGYVLELREAFSTHIVFGVGILLMGSYFMGRFAEKVRLPAITGFILAGLLLGPSCIGLVHEDLDETLASITEIALALIALVIGSEFSLKKLRTIGRPVVIITLFQLFGAFILVTTGLVIAGMRLEFAAILGAIASATAPAATVAIIRELKARGPFVDYLYGVVALDDAGCVLLFAAVTAIAGNSLGSAAGLVHSVFHAVIEIFSSLVLGASAGWLLHFLTRKRRRTNEILIILLGVILILSAVCNSFHLSALLASMAAGAVMANLSRKTHRIINTLDSISPPLYAAFFAIAGTELSMSVMTSPHILLMGGIFVLARAAGKIAGVHIGASAAHSDPIIKKYLGYGMLPQAGVAIGLVLFLDTMPYFALNREITATLINIVLFSVLFNELTGPPFSRYSVVHGAKLE
- a CDS encoding ABC transporter ATP-binding protein gives rise to the protein MSKEIVLSATDIWKSYGIEATFLSILRGACLSIKAGEVVSLVGPSGSGKSTFLHVCGVLDRPDRGVVTVSGTNVWDVNESGRARIRNQALGFVFQFHHLLDEFTLLENVAMPSMLAGNSRKDALEIAEQLLDEVGILGRSEHFPSEASGGERQRAAVARALILSPSVVLADEPTGNLDAENSIRVENMILELAEKRNQAFIIATHSIELADRAHRKLTLEDGILV
- the prfB gene encoding peptide chain release factor 2; its protein translation is MRDSPDSRSVFDFPLLVSNDKKLNKIMAEPGFWDSKEAALKIINEHKQIQARINPIREVENKLENVEIAVELLSNDPDEELERECSVNLTWVNGRLNRLDFMQMLSGPNDRNDAILTIRSGAGGQDSQDWAEMLMKMYIYWAEKQEFNVDILSMSEGGVEGGIREAILSIKGPWAYGYLSAEGGIHRLVRKSPFDQNHRRHTSFASIFPLPDLDDTIEIELNDDEIRVDTFRASGAGGQHVNKTDSAVRMTHIPTGIAVTCQNQRSQFRNREVARRILRARLYELEQEKRREEKAEMEKTKKDVSWGNQIRSYVMHPYKMVKDHRTGMETSNIDNILSGDIQEFIEEYLRKNGQ
- a CDS encoding ATP-dependent Clp protease ATP-binding subunit, whose protein sequence is MPENLTEKARAALEISVKEAEKSGQSKVTSEHILFGLISVRGSAALIILHELGVRIGVLRTRLENLMRRPVANEINLREIGWTTKARLVRREAVRKAVSSGAPATGTHHLLLGLLSVGNCQASSILREKGVFQKAAEDAAAELPLHIESDSELKQKQAQEIPGIDYFCRDLTKLAREGNLDPVIGREQQINRIMQVLCRRKKSNPILIGEPGVGKTAIVEGLAGLIASGKTPDLLAGKRVLALDMAAVVAGTKYRGQFEQRLKKLLNEVTESGDIILFIDEVHVLVGAGAAEGALDAANLLKPALARGELQCIGATTLDEYRKRIEKDGALERRFQPVPVNPPGVSETIKILEGLRRRYEEHHGTTYTDEAIQACARLAARYISGRFLPDKAIDVMDEAGSKNRVFHYRIPHHIQEIMDEVSDLRNLKQDASRKDDFEVVLSFREQMESLEKKLAETRSAWLSEIQIAPVSEDQVAEVVADMTGIPVSRVGKSETVGLLDLEERLALRIVGQSEAISTISGAIRRSRVGLRDIDRPAGTFLFLGPSGVGKTETARILAEMVFGDPSALIRIDMSEFQESFAGSRLVGAPPGYVGYDEGGQLTEKVRRRPYSIVLLDEIEKAHTDLYNMLLQVMDYGRMTDNYGREIDFTNTILIMTSNIASRNLASGSRLGFSSDDKDSEAERKDGIVLDALRNRFNPEFLNRLDEIVVFNPLEFNDMEQIVNLQMCAVEERLSELGISLSLSPEALTLITEAGYDPEAGARHIRRTIRRLLEDPLTDAILRNEFSSGDSVLAVREENRILFRISESQSTDTEEINMNTIHGRVEN
- a CDS encoding ABC transporter permease, with protein sequence MNYSLILRIAWRQILSRSNSGFVRTVSLLSITGIAIGVAALLILHAFMDGFSGTIMEHLAAIQPPLEVRAPGGYPVEETDLFFVENLADSLDELYGVSAVLEKTVVAAGNSGDVAGIRVRGIDWDVEPHLISSDRLDGMNITGRGAVLGHILATRLGVSAGDSIRFASTDVTEFSSMGRLLVDTIIPVRVSAVINFGIDEYNSSIILTDLVTASLLFREDITATSLSVGIVPGYDPLHTAEKVSAILRASYIGDECNYMVCDAFISRHKNLFAALGLEKTGMSIVLALISVVALLNLLSALNMIALEHRRDTGVLRAMGASPGAVLATGLTQGGIIGLAGALTGSLFAVMTVLIINTVFPIRLEGSVYWIDVLPGEIQPVLILCIGGATVFACLLASLIPAVYSLSVSPSKAVRYE
- the lysS gene encoding lysine--tRNA ligase yields the protein MSDEQQNLRRSKLEKLQSEFSIDPYPPRSHKSFSMKEARDKGETEEDIFVTGRITGKREHGKTVFADLRDGTGSIQLYLSRNVLDEKAWSVVGILDLGDIIQVNGSIFTTRLGELTVKCADLTLLSKSLRQLPVVKIDSEGVAHDEVTDSDYLYRHRCVDLLINPDSLERFRKRSRIISSLRSYLDSNDFLEVETPVLQSIYGGAAAEPFKTHYSSMNETFFLRIAKELYLKRLLVSGIDRVYELGKDFRNEGIDRTHSPEFTQLEMYEAYADYNVMMTRFEEMVITAAGVSGIGSDLEYQGTLIHLSPPFRRIGFIDSLLKASGEDLFSWEPEDLEALAQKNGITTPAKDRITLLDKLFDFYVADRIEQPTFVVDYPEALSPLAKGKPGSPGVTERFEAFVLGLELANAFSEQNNPILQRQILEEQAEASVHREGSVDEEFLFALETGMPPAGGMGIGIDRLVMLLTGTSKIRDTIFFPNLRRQNK